The Aquicella siphonis DNA segment CCGGATATGAATCCAAACAGGTTTATCCTTTCACTGAAGAACGTAAACGCGAAACTTCCTGTTATCAGCTGGACCGGCAATTCTATTTCGCCACCAAGGGCGCGCCGGAAGTACTGTTGAACATCTGCACACTCGCGTCCGGGCAGGAAGACTATTGGCGCGAGCAAGTCAATCAATTGGCCAGGCAGGGTTACAAGGTGATTGCCTGCGCGCGTTTGTTATTGCCGGCGCAAAACGCGGCGTTGGCAGAACCGGATCGCAATTATGAATTCATGGGGGTGCTGGCATTTGAAGATCCGCCGCGCCAGGAAGTTTTTGCGGCGGTCAGACAATGCCGTCGCGGCGGAATCCGCGTATTGATGATTACCGGCGATCATCCCTCGACAGCGAAAAAAATCGCCGCGGATATTGGCTTGGGAGAAGGCGCGCCCAATGTCATCACCGCCGGCAAGGCGGAATTGCTGCTGCGAAAGGGCGGCGGCGAATTTCTCCGGCATGTGGACGTGATCGCGCGGGCGGTGCCTTCGCAAAAATTCGCGGTCGTGAACGCTTTGCGCGATCTGGATGAGATTGTCGCGGTCACGGGCGACGGTGTGAATGATGTGCCGGCATTGCGGGCGGCGGATGTGGGCATCGCAATGGGAGAGCGAGGCATGCAAAGCGCGCGTGAAGCCGCTTCCATTGTATTGCTGGATGATAACTTCGGCAGCATTGTGAATGCCGTCAGTGAAGGCAAGCAATTATTCAGGAATCTTCAGCTCAGTTTCAAATACCTGCTGCTGGTGCACACGCCTTATGTGTTGTCAGCGACATTGATTCCATTGATGGGATTTCCATTATTGTATTATCCCATTCATATTGTATGCATAGAATTATTCATCCATCCGACGTGCATGCTGGTTTTCCAGAACCTGCCGGGTGAAATGCCGGCGGCCGTCTCTTCCGCGGCCAAGCGCCGCATCTCTTTTTTTAATCCGTATGACTGGTGGGGAATGGGAATACTGGGTTTATATTCCACCCTGATCGTCATGTCGGCTTATCTGATGAGTTTATATCTGACCGGGAATGACATGATTGCCCGGGCGAACGCATTCCTGGCGGTAGGGTTGGCGCATATCGCATTTACCTTGGGCTTGAGCAGACTCCAGTCACTCACGGCGCGTATTATTGTCATCGTGTCATTGGCAGCGCTGTTATTATTGGTCCAGGTTCCTGTGATCGCGAATTATTTTAATATGCAGCCGCCTTCGCTCGCGACCTGGGGCGTGTTGGTTTTTCTGAGTACAGTGACCGCCTGGCTGACCCGCAAGTTTGCCTGACCGCAAATGTATCTGGCTATTTCTTTTGGCAAGGATATTTACTGAACAGAGTTCAATGAACAATCCCCATGGAGTGTTCAATTCGTGACCAGGACAGACGGCAAGCACTTGCTTGTACCATGGTTGCAGGTATAATTTTCAGCCTCGGAAAGCTTC contains these protein-coding regions:
- a CDS encoding cation-translocating P-type ATPase; this translates as MFRALPVERINQSLSPGWNLDEEEVVRRRAQYGANDVVEKRRNAWLGLLTDTLLDPMIWFLVAASFLFAILSKYTSAIILLLAIIPIGGMDAFLHWRTQVSTQALSSRLIAYARVIRDGRERMIEARDIVPGDLVLVKGGEYFAADGVIISAENAQVDESSLTGEAFPVSKQALAAIPAGSAQPLISYTYWGLVGTRLLTGSTLVRVVYTGKETIYGEIVSSVLKTQQEMTPLQHALARLVFILIVVASGFCILLALVRFYQGFGLVDAILSAATLAVVALPDEFPMTFTFFLGVGVYRLAKKHALVKRAVSVENIGRVSCICTDKTGTITEGRFRVAVSTPAQSVMQADLLLCAKLASRADSGDPLDAAIIDVAKDLPAAGYESKQVYPFTEERKRETSCYQLDRQFYFATKGAPEVLLNICTLASGQEDYWREQVNQLARQGYKVIACARLLLPAQNAALAEPDRNYEFMGVLAFEDPPRQEVFAAVRQCRRGGIRVLMITGDHPSTAKKIAADIGLGEGAPNVITAGKAELLLRKGGGEFLRHVDVIARAVPSQKFAVVNALRDLDEIVAVTGDGVNDVPALRAADVGIAMGERGMQSAREAASIVLLDDNFGSIVNAVSEGKQLFRNLQLSFKYLLLVHTPYVLSATLIPLMGFPLLYYPIHIVCIELFIHPTCMLVFQNLPGEMPAAVSSAAKRRISFFNPYDWWGMGILGLYSTLIVMSAYLMSLYLTGNDMIARANAFLAVGLAHIAFTLGLSRLQSLTARIIVIVSLAALLLLVQVPVIANYFNMQPPSLATWGVLVFLSTVTAWLTRKFA